From a single Lolium rigidum isolate FL_2022 chromosome 7, APGP_CSIRO_Lrig_0.1, whole genome shotgun sequence genomic region:
- the LOC124673538 gene encoding acyl transferase 15-like: MSGVVTKSSPVVVAPSAPGMPTGDVQLSRFDKVAGCAPVSSILVFDKPIDDPADTIMRALSRALVHYPPISGRLAAGAEGGEVIACTGEGQGVLFVSASASCAVDGVLPPALLKDLFVQYPQELCCRHADPLLLMQVTEFSCGGFAVGVSWNHALADGAGMGQFLQAVAELARGMSAPSIAPVRSDGLVLAAHPRGMAAADFASAELTRDLAYVDLTIPESFISRVKAEVSAGLGEPCTVFEAVVAVLWRCRARAVISDVDPERPASLVFGCNVRGPVGAPGGYYGNCLVAESVVAAVANGDIKDIVKLIKIAKQKIHDNIRSGDVVDPVVRQPLGYSTLLVSSWRNLGLEAPDFGGGTPARVVWYVPQVFMPVLIICPPCKGHNGVNVSGYIVKKGHVDAFLHELATMSLNPGCGHGQ; encoded by the coding sequence ATGAGCGGTGTGGTCACCAAGTCGTCGCCCGTGGTGGTCGCCCCGTCGGCGCCGGGGATGCCGACCGGCGACGTTCAGCTCTCGAGGTTCGACAAGGTTGCTGGGTGCGCGCCAGTCTCGTCGATCCTGGTGTTCGACAAGCCAATCGACGATCCTGCGGACACCATCATGAGAGCGCTCTCCCGAGCACTAGTCCACTACCCTCCCATCTCTGGTCGCCTCGCCGCTGGAGCTGAGGGCGGCGAGGTCATCGCATGCACCGGAGAGGGCCAGGGCGTGCTGTTCGTGAGTGCGTCGGCAAGCTGCGCCGTTGACGGCGTGCTGCCCCCGGCGCTACTGAAGGACCTCTTCGTCCAATACCCCCAGGAGTTGTGCTGCCGCCACGCCGACCCGTTGCTGCTGATGCAGGTGACGGAGTTCTCGTGCGGCGGGTTCGCCGTCGGCGTTTCATGGAACCACGCCTTGGCCGACGGGGCGGGGATGGGGCAGTTCCTGCAGGCCGTCGCAGAGCTCGCCCGTGGCATGTCAGCACCGTCCATTGCTCCAGTCAGGTCGGATGGCTTAGTCCTGGCAGCCCACCCTCGAGGAATGGCTGCCGCGGACTTCGCCTCGGCGGAACTGACAAGGGATCTGGCCTACGTAGACTTAACTATCCCCGAAAGCTTCATCAGTCGCGTCAAGGCGGAGGTGAGCGCCGGCCTCGGCGAGCCATGCACGGTGTTCGAGGCCGTCGTCGCTGTACTTTGGCGGTGCCGCGCCCGGGCGGTTATCTCCGACGTCGACCCTGAGCGCCCCGCGTCGCTCGTTTTCGGATGCAACGTGCGCGGCCCCGTTGGCGCTCCCGGGGGCTACTACGGGAACTGCCTCGTCGCGGAGTCAGTCGTAGCGGCGGTGGCGAACGGCGACATCAAGGACATCGTGAAGCTCATCAAGATCGCCAAGCAGAAGATACATGACAATATCAGGAGCGGCGACGTGGTCGACCCAGTAGTGCGGCAGCCGCTTGGATACAGCACGCTCCTCGTGTCAAGCTGGCGGAACCTTGGGCTCGAAGCGCCAGATTTTGGCGGTGGAACGCCTGCCCGGGTAGTTTGGTATGTGCCGCAGGTGTTCATGCCTGTCTTGATCATCTGTCCGCCGTGCAAAGGGCATAACGGGGTCAACGTTTCGGGATACATTGTGAAGAAGGGGCATGTCGATGCTTTCCTGCACGAGTTGGCGACCATGTCACTGAATCCTGGTTGTGGACATGGCCAGTAA